In the genome of Lysobacter sp. 5GHs7-4, the window TGACCAAGTCGGTGCTGCTGGACGTGACCATCAACAAGGTCGGCGAGCAGCCGATGGCCAAGCGCGCCGCCGCCGGCTTCGACGCCAGCACCACCATCAAGCGCAGCGAGTTCGGCGTCGGCAAGTACGTGCCCAACGTCAGCGACGAGGTGACCATCCACATCACCACCGAAGCGATCGTGCCCAAGGCCGAAGCGGCGGCGCCGGCCAAGACCTAAGCGATGATCGTCGAACGCCCTTCCAGTGCCCGCGGCCGCGTCCAGGCCGGTTGGCTGGACAGCCGCCACACGTTTTCGTTCGGTGGCTACTACGATCCGGCCTGGATGGGCTTCGGCCCCTTGCGCGTGATCAACGAGGACCGCGTCGCCGCCGGCGCGGGTTTCTCGCCGCACCGCCATGCCAACATGGAAATCCTGAGCTACGTGCTCAGCGGCGGTCTGGCGCACAAGGACAGCAGCGGCGGGGGCGGCACCATCCGCCCCGGCGAGCTGCAATGGATGAGCGCCGGCCACGGTGTCGAACACAGCGAGTACAACGCGTCCGACGCCGAGCCGGTGCATTTCCTGCAGATCTGGATACAGCCCGACCGCCTCAACGCTCAGCCCGCCTACGCCCAGCGCGAGGCCGGTGCGGGTGGCGAGGGCTGGACGCTGCTGGCGTCGCCCGACGGCGCCGACGGCAGCATCGCGATCCGGCAGCAGGCGTGGCTGCACGGTGCGCGCCCCGTGGCGGGTGCCGCCTTGCAGCGCGAGCTGGATCCGGCGCGGTTGTATTGGCTGCATGTGGCCGAAGGTGAGGTCGAGGCCAATGGCCGCAGGCTGCAGGCCGGCGATGCGCTGGGCTATCGCGAGGAAGGCGGCGCGCTACGCCTCGTCGGACTCGGCGATGAGGCGGCGAACGTGTTGTGGTTCGATTTGCCGGCGCAGTAGGTCCGGCATCGCGCTCGCGCCGGGCCCTCACCCCAACGCCTCTCTCAGTGGGAGAGGGGCTAGGTCATCGGTTTTCCTTCTCCTGTGGGAGAAGGTGCCCGCAGGGCCGGATGAGGGTCCGGGGCGAGGTGTATGCGCCGCGCTCGCATCGGCTCTCGCCAAGCCCGAACACGCGCCCACCGGCCGTCCCGCCTCCACCTGCTAAACTACGCCCCCGCGTCGCCACCCGTCGTCCGTCATGACCGCAGCCAACGCCCATCCCACTCAGGCCAACGCCGAGCAGCGCTACACCGTCACGCGCGCCGACCTGCCGCTGAGCTGCCCGCTGCCGTCGATGGCGCTGTGGAATTCGCATCCGCGCGTGTACCTGCCGATCGAGGCCGAGCGCGAATGTCAGTGCCCCTACTGCGGCGCGCATTTCACCCTGGTCGACGACTGAGCCAGCCCGGCCACGCCGCAGGTTCCGCGTGCGCCCGCTGACCGTAGTGCAATTGCTGCCGGCGCTGGAGTCCGGTGGCGTCGAGCGCTCCACCCTGGAGATCGCCGACGCGCTGGTGCGCGCCGGGCATCGCGCGGTGGTGGTGTCTGCCGGCGGCCGGCTGCTGCCGCGCCTGCTGGCCGGCGGCGCCGAACACATCGCGCTGGACATCGGGCGCAAATCGCTGGGCAGCCTGCGCCATGTGCGCGGCCTGCGGCGCGTGTTCGCCGAGACCGGCGCCGATATCGTGCACGCGCGCTCGCGTCTGCCGGCCTGGCTGACGCGGCTGGCGCTGCGCGGTATGCCGGTGCCGTCGCGGCCGCATTTCGTGACCACCGTGCACGGGCTCAATTCGCCCTCGCGCTACAGCGCGGTCATGACCGCCGGCGAGCGCGTGATCTGCGTGTCCGACACCGTGCGCGACTACGTGCTGCGCCATTACCCCGACACCGATCCCGGCAAGCTGCGCACCATCCCGCGCGGCATCGACCCGGCCGCATTCCCGCGCGCGCCCGCGCCCGACCGCGACGCGCGCGCCTGGGCTGCCGGCCTGCATCCCGCGCTCGCCGGCGCCGGCCCGCTGCTGCTGCTGCCCGGCCGCGGCACGCGCCTGAAAGGCCATGCCGACGCGCTGCAACTGCTGGCCGCGTTGCGCGGCGAGGGCAGCGACGCACGGCTGTGGTTGCCGGGTGCGCGCGAAGCCGGGCGCGAGGCCTACATCGACGAGCTCGAGCGCGAAGCCGCGGCGCTGGGCATCGCCGACGCGGTCGCGTTCACCGCGCCCACCGACGCGATCGCGCGCGCCTATGCGGCGGCCGATCTGGTGCTGCAGCTGTCGCGCAAGCCCGAGGCCTTCGGCCGCACCGTGATCGAAGCCTTGTCGGTGGGCCGCGCCGTGCTCGGCTGGGCGCACGGCGGCGTCGGCGAACTGCTCGCGCAGCTGCAGCCGGCCGGTGCGGCTGCGCCTTTCGATCCGCGCGCGCTGCACGCGGCCGCTCGCGAATTGCTAACGCATCCGCCGGCGGCAACGGATACGATGGCCTATTGCTTGCGTGCGATGCAGGAGGCCACGCTTGGCGTCTATGCCGAATTCCCCCGCCGCCCGCGCTGACGGCGCCGACCCCCGCTGGGTCGATCGCAGGCCGGCGCCACCGGTGGGCGCCACGCATGGTTGGCGCTGGGCGCCGGCCTGGATCCTGGCATACGTGGCCTTGTGGCCGGCACCGGGCTACGCCGAAGCGGTACTGGTGCTGGGCGCGCTGGCGGCGATCGTGCACCTGGTCGCCTCGCGCTTCCGCAGCGGCGGGCAGTTGCTGAGCAATCCGGCCTGGGCGCTGACCAGCGTGCTGTTCTTCGCCTATTGGCTGCCGGAACTGATCTCCGCCTTCGACGCCGTCGATACGCCGCGCGCCTTGCGCAAGGCGCTGGAGGACATGCGCTACCTGCCGTTCCTGTGGCTGGCCGCGTCCGCTGTGGCCAATCCGCGCGGGCGCCGCACCATCTTCGGCGGACTGGCGGTGATCG includes:
- a CDS encoding zinc-finger domain-containing protein, yielding MTAANAHPTQANAEQRYTVTRADLPLSCPLPSMALWNSHPRVYLPIEAERECQCPYCGAHFTLVDD
- a CDS encoding glycosyltransferase, which translates into the protein MRPLTVVQLLPALESGGVERSTLEIADALVRAGHRAVVVSAGGRLLPRLLAGGAEHIALDIGRKSLGSLRHVRGLRRVFAETGADIVHARSRLPAWLTRLALRGMPVPSRPHFVTTVHGLNSPSRYSAVMTAGERVICVSDTVRDYVLRHYPDTDPGKLRTIPRGIDPAAFPRAPAPDRDARAWAAGLHPALAGAGPLLLLPGRGTRLKGHADALQLLAALRGEGSDARLWLPGAREAGREAYIDELEREAAALGIADAVAFTAPTDAIARAYAAADLVLQLSRKPEAFGRTVIEALSVGRAVLGWAHGGVGELLAQLQPAGAAAPFDPRALHAAARELLTHPPAATDTMAYCLRAMQEATLGVYAEFPRRPR
- a CDS encoding pirin family protein; this translates as MIVERPSSARGRVQAGWLDSRHTFSFGGYYDPAWMGFGPLRVINEDRVAAGAGFSPHRHANMEILSYVLSGGLAHKDSSGGGGTIRPGELQWMSAGHGVEHSEYNASDAEPVHFLQIWIQPDRLNAQPAYAQREAGAGGEGWTLLASPDGADGSIAIRQQAWLHGARPVAGAALQRELDPARLYWLHVAEGEVEANGRRLQAGDALGYREEGGALRLVGLGDEAANVLWFDLPAQ